Proteins from a genomic interval of Schistosoma mansoni strain Puerto Rico chromosome 6, complete genome:
- a CDS encoding 4a-hydroxytetrahydrobiopterin dehydratase codes for MPLLTGPEREQMLPPLLNIHHWELCQHSSREAIRRSFLFKDFDVAFDFMKKIAEKSKVMNHHPEWFNVYNKVDILLTSHDAGGLSRRDIDLANFINDAAFEYQAK; via the exons ATGCCACTCCTTACGGGACCAGAACGTGAACAGATGCTTCCTCCTTTACTAAACATCCACCATTGGGAGCTGTGCCAACATAGTTCTAGAGAGGCCATACGACGCTCTTTTCTGTTTAAAGACTTTGATGTAGCATTTGACTTCATGAAGAAGATAGCAGAAAAATCCAAAGTTATGAATCACCATCCTGAATGGTTTAATGTGTATAATAAG GTGGACATACTACTCACTTCACATGATGCAGGAGGTCTTTCACGACGAGATATTGATCTtgccaatttcatcaatgatgcagCGTTTGAATACCaagcaaaataa